The stretch of DNA ACTGCAATTCGTCAATCCGTCTTAGCATACTACTTAAGGTAGTGATCATTGATCTACTGGAATGAGAATTCGCAGGATAACGAACTACTTTCAGTGTAATTTGACATGGCGGCTAAAATTAGATGAAAACTAAATTGGTGGCGGTTGTCCTCACtgtttcttcatttgagtaATTCTGTTTCCGATAAATTAAACATTAAGAAATTTCTTCAGGACCATCATGTACGAATGGGACAAGTAGCAATGCTCGGTTGTAACTAATGTATTGATTAATATGCAATGGTGCAAGATAACTAGAGAGAGACCCATATTTATGGGACCATGTTTTTTAGAGTGTAACACAGATTGTATGCATCCCCCCCCCCTTCTCACTCAGGCTTGGATTTTAGCGCTCTATGGTCATCGATCATGGACATCTTGTATCGCATTGCATGTTCATTTTACATTGTACAAAACAATGCTATATAACACAAATGTTTTTTTCGTAATATTTATTCAAACGCCTAGTAGGCAATAAAAATGATAGCAAATAATCTAGCGTCAAATTCAACTTCTGATTAGACAGTACAAGATTATGCTACATGTTTGCAATTGAATTAGTGCCTGACAAACATAAGGCTTTGTGCTGAAAAAAAAATAATGTCAGCTGAAACTTAGTATTGTTTTGAGCTAAGTGAACTGGAGATGATATGCATTAAAAAAAGGGGAATCAGCAAAATATTCTCCATTTTTTATAGTTGAATCATGTTTTTCAAGTTCATTCTTCATCCATCAACACCTGGTTAGATATCTCCTGTTTCTTTATATGTAGATCGATATATGTGATGTATGGTCTCATAGATGGCAATGCCATTGCTCATTGAGCCTAGATCTTCCATAGTTTGTAACCACCATACTGTAGTTGTAGAGATCCTGTAAGTTATCCTTTCAAACACATTCTTGATTTTACTTGATTAAGTCAACATCTTCATTCGTTTCCATATTATAATAGTTTTATATAGTCACATAATTTTTAGTTCCATTTGATCCTTTCTGATTTGCATGAATAAAGAATTTTACTTGAGTTCTTTTGTATACTATCTTAAAAGGTTACGTGCTTTTGCAGGTGGATATGTGATAGTTGATGAGAAATTGCCAAGATTTGTAGTCCCTGACTTGACTGATTTCAAGGTAATTGGCATAATACTTTTTGATTCACACTTTACAGACTTAGCTAGCATGTATAAATTAAACATGAAGCATCAAAATGATCTTCACTCCACAATTTAGTTGACTGGACAAATTTGGATCACCAATGGCCCAATGTAGCTGGAAAAATGTGAATCTGTGAAAATAGGTAGCaccaaagaaaagaaaataatgATAACACAAACTCAATCCACACAAAATAGAGATTTCCAAAATTGTGAGTTGGTGTTATGAAATTTATTACTGTAGCAAAGTTGAGTTCAGTACTAGGAAGGAAACTACCTGGAAATGGATAACATTCACATGAATCGTCTCATGTGGCAAATATGAATTGAGGCACAATCTTTTCCTGCATGTTCTTATCAATTATGGCTTATAATAAATGTGTTATGCGAATAATTGCAGCTCAAGCCATATGTATCACAATGCGCCAGGGACCTCACAGCGTCCACGGCATCTTCTACTTCAGCAGAGACTACTGAAAACAAGAGCTGATCTTTATGCAACTGCTCTAGTGTTTGCCTACATTTTGAGAGAATGTAGTCCAGTTTTTGTTTTCCTGGAGTGTGCCCATGTTCAGAGGTTGTAGCATCAGCTGCCTAGCTACAAATGGACATTTCAGATAGCTTTCATGTAAGGGCAAACCTTATGGGATAGCATAAGTTACCATGAAGTTTCTGGTCTTAGATGTACCTCGTACAGAGCATACATTGTTCCTGTTTGTAATTTTGATTTTCTGAAATAAAAAGTATTTAAGTCAAGGGACCATTTCTTATGACAAGAACGATGCTGCAAAGCTGCAAAGATAGTGCATGGAGGTGATCCTCCAAGTTGGTTGGGAATGTTCCCAGAAATCCTCCAGAGCAAGAATGCATGTCAGCAATGCCATCAGTAAGCTTGAGGTGGTCAAGGATGTCTTGCTGAATGACTGATATCCGACTTGGTGTTTCTTAGCAAATAATATCAACATAAACAACAGTATTTGCAGCATAACATGACAAAAGTAATAGCATGTTACAAATCAAATAATTTGTATAGCATGTATTGATTTGGTTGAATCTGTATGCCCTCTGCAGATGTCATCAGAGATCTGGTTATTGTGAGCAACGGTTATGACTTGTGAAGTTGTGTTTTAGTGGTCCTGTACTGTCCTTTCTAGCATGGCAAATATCATTCCAGTCAGGATTTCTCCTGATTGCTAGATGGCAAGTTGCATCTGATAGCCACCGAAACAAAATCCTGGGCAGCAATGATTACAAAAGCTTTCAGATTTCTGCTGCACCTGAGATCATCGAGCTGCAAAGTCCAAACACCTCACATCAGAATGATCAGCTGAACCTGCCAAACACACCAGGTATAAACAATGATTCAAACCTGTTTACACTGCAACCTTGCATCAACAACTCTTTTCAAAAAGAAACAGATAACTGGTCATTGTCAATGCACGCTCGTGGAAACACACAAGGAAGGTCTGTTTTCCCAACAAGAAAGCAGACAAGTGAAGCAAAGTTTCAATAAAATTTTGAGATTTGCTCGTGCGGTCCAGCGCTCAGTCAAATGAAAAGTCAGATAACTTCTCGCCACTGCAACCTCAGGTATTATACCGGGTCCATCACACGTTCATACACGTCAATTTGTAATTTTTTTTGGACGGTTTCGCCCATTCGCACAAGCAACAGCTATGTGTATGCCCATCTGCACAAGCAACAGGCTATCTCGGACTGAATAGTCCACAAAGCAAAGCTCCAAGGTCATGGTATCGCCAAAAGAAATTTCCAAtgattttatttttagttttagGCCTCGTTTGAAAGACAAATATTTTCGAACCATACAAAATTCAGATGGTTTCCTATGAAATTTTGTGTTCCAAGAGGACCAAGTGTGCCACCCACTTTGGCTGTGAATACTAAACCCATGGTCTGCTGGTGACGGAATTTGAACCATGGTCACCCAGGTGGCCTAACCAGTTGGACTCTATCTTTGCTGACGGTTACACGGACCGATTTGTTAATTTCTCAAGAATCTAGAtttaaaaaagaagaaaaagcaGAATATTCATTCCTGTCAGATCAAGCTACAGAGATCTCATTCCCTGCATAATTAAGTGCGTGCTTTACCGCCTTAATCACCCGCTTAAGCACCAAGTTCTTCCATCATTGCATATAATACTAATAATCGATCTAGACCAAGAGGCCACCCTTCTAGCTGCCGTGTCTCCATTCATAATTCGACAACTGATGAAACCTAGGCGAATTCGACAACCTGAAAAGCGGCCGTAGAGACTAGAGAGTATAAAATCCGGAGAATTCCGGTGGCGAGTCAGGTGGTTGCAGGAATAGCTCCCCGGGGAAGCAACGAACAAAACAGCGGTAAAAAAAAAGATTAGGGAGTATAGTTAATTATTTTTTAGTAAGCCACGTAAAGCCAGTCATTAGCGCGTGTTGACGCTAATGTAACCGCGCCAGATCGATGGGGTTGCCGCCGCCATGCGTCGTGCTGCACGGACGTCAAAGCGTGACCGACGGCCGGGAGCGGTCTGGCGCGGAGGTGGCAGCACGAATCTTGGCGCACGGAGACGCGTATAAGAGGAGACGGAGGAGTGAGACGGAGGGACcaagcggcggcgacgacgtgtTGAGGGAGAGAGCGCGCACCGCCGAGGGTCCATGTTGGCGGCGCGGCCATGGCCAAAGACTACGTGCTGATCCTCGCCTcggtggcggcgctggccgTGATCTCGGCGGCCACGTTCCTGTgctcccggcggcggcgggcgccgtcgccgtcgcagcggcgcgccgcggcgggggaCGTGGAGCTCGGCCAGGGCGTGGTCGGGGTCGACGCGGCCGTCCTGGCCGGGTACCCGACGCTGGTGTACTCGTCGACGTCGCCGGAGAAGGACGAGGAGGAAGCCGCGGGCGCGGGAGCACCGGGCGGGTCCGACGCGGCGCGGTGCGCGGTGTGCCTGGCGGAATACGCGGACGGCGACGAGCTCCGGCGGATGCCCGACTGCCGGCACGCGTTCCACCGGGGGTGCATCGACCAGTGGCTGCGCCGCCGGCCCACGTGCCCGGTCTGCCGGGCAtcaccgccgccggcggggaaggcagcaggcagcaccgccgtcgtcgtcgcctcCGGATCATAAGGTCGATCGTGAGGCCCGGCGGCGTGTGCGACGATGCATGGGCAGCGCGTGCAGCCAAGAGAGTTTCTTTGGTGTTGTGACCATTTTGCGTCGTATAGCCATAGCTTGGACAATGCAGAGGACAGGATCATCGGAGAGCGGCGAAACTTAcaaaattcttttattattTTAAAATTATCTCCTTTTTTTTACCTTCTTTCTTGTACATAGCTTGTGCAGAGTAGATAGATCATGGACACTCCCAGCATATTGGAAATGGCTGTGCTTTTCCTTTcccaaaaggaaaagaaaacaaaaaggaaaagaaaagaaatggttgCTCCTTTTGTGCTCTCCCCATGATCCATCTTCTCCATCGTAGCACACACTTGTGACTTGTGAGACAGGCACGCATGCGAGGAGCTGCACTGCACGCAAAAGACATTGGCGCGTGTACGATGTTGTTCAGACTGcaaagaaaagagaagatgcATCTAGTATAGGAGTAGTGCTCATTTTCCTCACCGTTTAATCCTCTTTGATTTAATCTAACCATGTCTTGAAATGAAATCGCTTTTAAAGTTTGGAGGAAAGAAATCTCGTTCGAACCACCCACCACAGTACCAAACCTCGTTGGGCCTGTTTTCGGCCCACCGTCTTTTCGTCGAAAAGAGAGGAGAGTTTGGCCAGCACACAAATCCCGGATTCCCGGCCCGCTAACCACTCTACCCTAGCACACTTCCTAAATTCCAACAGTCTGACCACTAGCTTTCTTCTGAGCATTCCTCGCTCTTTCCGTCTTTcattgaaaaaaaaagaatcctGCCCATAATGCTCCAGTCGTCGAAGTCTTGAAGATTCTAACAATTAAACTAAGTTCTGATTGCAATTCGACCCCCCAATCCCTGGGCGAGTTCGTTGGTTGTACTCCCTTTGGAACGTAAATCGTTTTAGAATTTTTAGATTTATAATATTTGCTATGTATCTATATATAATGTATGTCTAAATGCATTTATGAAtgtagaaaaatcaaaacgatCTACGTACATTTTAGAAGAACGAAGGGAGTAGATCACAAATTAGACATCATCATGTCGTGTAAACCTGACAGCTCGATATGCGAATGGACTTCTGCACACGTCTTCTATGCGATTCAACTATTCAAGACTGCAAAAATTTGACGTGAAGGCCGGTCAAGAAAACGCACAAAGCCATGGTTCGTGACTGACACGCTTGCTCATGAAGAACGAGCTTCTTTTCAGAATTCAGACATGACTGTCTGTCCTTTCAAAAGGGACACGACTGTCTGAAACTCAAAAGGCCCAAGACCACAACAAAAACATCCATTCTCAGTTCAACTGTGCGCATGAAAAGTCAGATTTGGATTAGTCGTCGTCGTCAGCCGGTTGCTTGCCGGGCACCTTGGCTTGAATGCAGCCGGCCTCAACCACTCCTCAGTCATCAGCTAGCTCACCGCGCAATAGACTACTCCAACTGCACCAATTAAAAGAAGCTCCATCCATGGATTCGATCGAGTAGGTTGCACGCACGCAATGGAACACCAGTGCATGTGCATCATCTCC from Panicum hallii strain FIL2 chromosome 3, PHallii_v3.1, whole genome shotgun sequence encodes:
- the LOC112884577 gene encoding 39S ribosomal protein L41-A, mitochondrial-like, whose translation is MPLGLMLSSLGRAMRRKRLSSLDILSSKRAPRDYYKGKNCKPTGFHTRKGGYVIVDEKLPRFVVPDLTDFKLKPYVSQCARDLTASTASSTSAETTENKS
- the LOC112887894 gene encoding RING-H2 finger protein ATL67-like, which translates into the protein MAKDYVLILASVAALAVISAATFLCSRRRRAPSPSQRRAAAGDVELGQGVVGVDAAVLAGYPTLVYSSTSPEKDEEEAAGAGAPGGSDAARCAVCLAEYADGDELRRMPDCRHAFHRGCIDQWLRRRPTCPVCRASPPPAGKAAGSTAVVVASGS